In the genome of Mercurialis annua linkage group LG8, ddMerAnnu1.2, whole genome shotgun sequence, the window TCAATTTATAGTCACCATAATTCATAATCATCATATCAGCATTTCAACTCACAGATAATACCTGTGAAACTCAAACAACCCTTGCACGACTGTAGTATCatgcgaatcaaatccaaaatgaCAACTATGCCACTTAAAAGCATTCTTTACTACCctaaaattaacaatttcaaTCAATGATAATCTTGGAGTTGATAACCAAAAGCAGAAGAAATGTTCAAATCGAAGGTTACCTGAATTATACCCTTAATTCTCCATACCCCACGTGTGTAAATCACAATATGTGAGTCATCAGGATGAAGTGCCTCAACTTCCTTCCTAACCTCCTCAACAGCGACATTATGATCTGTCGATAACCGCTCTGCTACTAATGGTTTTTTCTTACAGTCAAAAGCTTTACGGCCAAGAACTGCTCTCGAGTCCCCTAAATTTGCAACAAATAATGTATCATTTGTGATTGCACCAACTAAACAACATGATCCCACAGAAGCAATTTGCGGCTTCATTGGCATTGATCGTTTCACTAAATGACAAAATTCTTCCTCAGTTGCATTAAACGCCTTCTTTATGACATCAGCCGATAACCCACCTTGCTCCGTAGCAAATTCTGTCATTAAAACCAAAAGAGACAATTTGCTTATGAGAAATAAACAAACAAGCAAACATAGAAAGTGAATTCTTATACTTAAAGAAGCAAGTCCAATCCAAATTTTTGGCAGCCAAATTATTTAATATCATGAAATTTTTCCTAtaatactactccctccgtcccaatataGTCGTCCACTTTGcatttatcacacagtttaagaaaaataattattgtttatggattttgtaaaattttccttacttttcttgtcatacccctatttaatatagggtccacttacaatttactttcaaaagactcattagtggattttaaataagggtaatataggattttgagtgtaaaaattagttactttttgaaagtggacaagagttttgggacaaaaaaatttctcaaagtggacaactctattgggacggatgGAGTATTTCAAATACCAAAAAAGCAACTAATCTGAAAGGAATTCTCTCATTTTTTTAGTAATGAGGACCCACTCTTCCGAGCCGAAACCAATGATCATTGTCAAACTCCGGGATGTGGCAAATTCgggctataatggccagcaaCCTAATCCCAACTACAATGTTTATTAGAAAGGGAGTAGCCTGGGTTGAAACCAACGACCATGGCGCCCAAATGGCCGAGCCTTAGACAACTAGACCAAATCCGTGCAGGCCATTCTCTTTACACTAAAATTACTTGTATGCAAACTGACAACAGGTTCATCTTTTGACAATTACTGAATTAGAGCATAGAATGATCACAAACAACACTtcttattgcaacaaaaaaaaatcaatttttgaaagaaaaaagaaacaaaaacaaaattaagctAATTTAACAGAATTATCATTATggcataacaaaaaaaaaacagaaaaagacAATAAAAATCATGCTACACTCACAAACAAAATCAACAATAAATACTGCAAAAAGATAAAGACTTCAACTTCAATTACAACAATACCcatcaaaacaaatcaaaacaaaacaaacaaacaaattaaaaaaacattaaataaaacaatttaaaaagaatagaGATAAATTATTACTGTGCATAAACGGGAACAAATGTTTATTAACAAATCTAGAAGCTTCAGGACCACCATGCCCATCATAAACACCAATATAAGTAGCTGACGGTGACGTATAAACTTGACTTTGATCTTCCAAATTCGAATTCGCCTGCACTACAGCTATCGAATAATCACCGGAGGCATGCGGCTTCAATTCCGCATGCCACAACAACCCATCTCCGCCTGCTCCTCCGCCGATCCTCCCGAAGCAACGCTCCAACGGCCGGTAACACGTGCGCAGCATGTgggatttgtttttgaaatttttgagtTGTAGTTTatgtgtttgataaaatgcGTGAGAGAatttaagagttttttttaGGGTATGTGATGATGAAGAAAAGGTAATATAAACGGAGAGGGAAAGTGCGTGGCAAAGAAGGCGATGCCGCGTGATTAGGAAGATTATATATTCTGATTTACTGCGTACTCTACgcgttttttaaataatttaaaattttctatgggtttttttaatttttttagtttttgtcaACCGACCATTAAAATGGTTTGAGTTTTGAAAATGACCTTGTTTATTTGTAGGAatatttaaacctaattaatatCCTTAAACTAtacgatttttatttatttaattttttattttttattttattcttttaattttctaaacttttacttttttcaGCAACAAagtccttaaatttttattgtttcaGCAATTCGGTGAGGGATTAGATAATCAAAATTTGTACAGTTTAAGgggtacaaaataaatttagccTTTAAAATCtccatattttaacttttttatgagtcaaaattttaaaatctctaATCTTACTcacatttaatatattatatttaataattaatttaaaaatagatttgaggcttaaaatataaaaattacgaaTTTTAACTTGTTTTACAATGTTAAACCGAACTTTCAGTTTTAATAATGTCAGAcaccaatttttcaatttttaaaattttaaacacccagcaaattttatttaaaaaaatgtcaatgTGGATGCTGGAACAACGTTTATTTCGGCGTTcatataagtatttttttaaaagaaaaaattgctTGGTATTTGAAGTTAACAAGAAATTATTTATgcattaaattgttaaaattaaaaatttatattaaaattataaaatatgctaaaactcataatttttaaaacaattaagtctttagtttattttaaaacttaattattaaatataatagtataggttaaaaaattgagtaataaataaaatggatGACAATGATGAGTGTATGCTGGTGCGTAGGGTTTATCTGTGGGTTATTGAATTGGTAATTATGCTTGCTCATTAAGCTAATTAAGTTGGCTAAAGCTGTATTtcctattttttctattttctgtTTCCTTTCCACTCTTACACAATTTATTGTGCTCATCACTTTATTTGACTTTATTTTTAGCTTTTCATTTTTGTTCATTCTCAAATTTTTGTATGtcttaaaaatttgataaacacaaaatattaattagagGTGACAATTCCACACGACATGATTAAATGATACAACCATACAAAATTGAGCGAATTTAGATGcgatgtaaaaaaaattgaattattaacGG includes:
- the LOC126660677 gene encoding probable protein phosphatase 2C 63 is translated as MLRTCYRPLERCFGRIGGGAGGDGLLWHAELKPHASGDYSIAVVQANSNLEDQSQVYTSPSATYIGVYDGHGGPEASRFVNKHLFPFMHKFATEQGGLSADVIKKAFNATEEEFCHLVKRSMPMKPQIASVGSCCLVGAITNDTLFVANLGDSRAVLGRKAFDCKKKPLVAERLSTDHNVAVEEVRKEVEALHPDDSHIVIYTRGVWRIKGIIQVSRSIGDVYLKKPEFNRDPLFQQFGNPVPLKRPVISAEPSIIIRKLKPQDLFLIFASDGLWEQLSDEAAVDIVFKNPRAGIAKRLVRAALQTAAKKREMRYDDIKKIDRGIRRHFHDDITVIVMFLDHKKGKSGGKLKHNAVGCTSAPVDIFSLNADQVEQDLLHTIA